From a single Stackebrandtia endophytica genomic region:
- a CDS encoding S8 family serine peptidase yields the protein MRRRIAAACLAAGLGLALVPGVAAADEIRDGQWYLDTLGINEAHQLSQGAGVTIGVIDSGVDATHPDLVNQVLPGIDLGTSEGDGLAPTADHGTATTSVLVGTGHGSNNADGILGIAPRAKVISVGVDWDSPGSFDNEWIPQAVQWLIDNGADIISITTTSAPGSSEVFKQARDNGIPVVASAGNTTDQEWGDGQLSGTLWPAREYNVIPVTGVDRNDQFWDESMTLNLAAPQPQLGLAAPAVDIPTAILNGGYDIKRGTSFSAPIVAGTLALIKSAYPDLDYQTLIARLIETVEDQGPEGYDDKYGWGIVNPLAALTEDVVFDDDYSSIESYADDRLSLEDQGQQSDDSTEPNGDQGPSAEPSDDQALTGSDTGTPLWIPIAITAAALLAAAVILTLILRKKRHRANTPSPHPPTQPGPAEQQCQSPPHP from the coding sequence ATGCGACGACGCATAGCGGCCGCGTGCCTGGCGGCAGGCCTAGGACTGGCACTGGTTCCGGGTGTTGCCGCCGCCGATGAGATCCGCGACGGTCAGTGGTACCTCGACACGCTCGGCATCAATGAGGCACATCAACTGTCACAAGGCGCGGGGGTCACGATCGGGGTGATCGACTCCGGGGTCGATGCCACCCATCCAGACTTGGTCAACCAGGTACTACCTGGTATCGATCTAGGAACGTCCGAAGGCGATGGTCTCGCGCCCACCGCAGACCACGGTACTGCTACCACCTCGGTACTCGTCGGTACCGGTCATGGAAGTAACAATGCTGATGGAATCCTAGGCATCGCGCCCCGCGCGAAAGTCATCTCAGTAGGAGTGGACTGGGATTCACCAGGGAGCTTCGACAACGAATGGATCCCTCAAGCGGTTCAATGGTTGATCGACAACGGTGCCGACATCATTTCGATCACAACAACCAGCGCCCCAGGAAGCTCCGAAGTATTCAAACAGGCTCGCGACAACGGGATACCCGTTGTCGCCTCGGCGGGGAACACCACCGATCAAGAGTGGGGAGACGGCCAACTCAGTGGAACGCTGTGGCCCGCGCGTGAATACAACGTCATCCCCGTCACCGGAGTCGATCGAAACGATCAGTTCTGGGACGAAAGCATGACTCTCAATCTCGCAGCGCCGCAACCGCAGCTAGGACTCGCCGCCCCCGCCGTCGATATACCAACCGCAATATTGAACGGTGGATACGACATCAAGCGTGGTACCTCGTTCAGCGCCCCCATCGTCGCCGGCACCCTCGCACTCATCAAATCCGCCTACCCCGACCTCGACTACCAAACCCTGATAGCTCGGCTTATCGAAACCGTTGAGGACCAGGGGCCTGAAGGCTACGACGACAAATACGGCTGGGGCATCGTCAATCCACTCGCTGCTCTCACCGAAGACGTGGTCTTCGACGACGATTACAGCTCGATCGAGAGCTACGCAGACGATCGACTCTCTCTTGAGGATCAGGGCCAGCAATCCGATGATTCCACCGAGCCGAACGGCGACCAGGGCCCGTCAGCCGAACCGAGTGATGACCAGGCCCTGACCGGCTCCGACACCGGAACCCCACTGTGGATCCCCATCGCCATCACCGCCGCTGCCCTCCTCGCCGCCGCCGTCATCCTCACCCTGATCCTCCGCAAAAAACGCCACCGAGCCAACACCCCCTCGCCGCACCCCCCAACCCAGCCCGGCCCAGCCGAACAGCAGTGCCAGTCACCACCACATCCCTAA
- a CDS encoding PQQ-binding-like beta-propeller repeat protein, with the protein MQNAIHRISATLLVVAILSACGSTPNEPGKIDPVWTGSVPETAAAAPAPTVPELALVGEHIVMRTLETVTVSSLDGETQREVNFDDLRIDLEVPLDVVPQVTVYPDHLVVSGPEVGTTIMSLASGEVTYRDEHRQTTTETYLDSFLTIMCETGNCDLTARSIPDGDELWSVPIEGRSPVFLTPSDRPQSMMSQMTDIYPAMLRPFDADLALVRETDGSERVTSVDISNGEAVATYDIPLDNPRLQLISPTIALSWTEPDSKCEITIEAFDVQTWTPAWETTILNRSGDIASTFDTCSIGIRGPRITDGKMLAVDVDEHPIAIDSITGEIVWRAEEPGGIPIGFTADTVITAAYADDFEDFIAYSATSGDTLWTSRFSAAVTGMAASIGMSEAVLAFESPGTTEGAVDTIMIDIASGASSVAQDAYLVSVSGTEVFTVNSVESGQARTASLFRVT; encoded by the coding sequence ATGCAGAACGCCATCCACCGAATCAGTGCCACCCTGCTGGTGGTCGCCATACTTTCGGCGTGTGGATCCACCCCAAATGAACCCGGCAAAATTGATCCAGTATGGACCGGGTCGGTGCCCGAGACCGCTGCGGCTGCGCCAGCTCCAACTGTGCCTGAGTTGGCACTCGTTGGTGAACACATCGTGATGCGGACACTGGAAACAGTGACTGTTTCTTCATTGGATGGCGAGACACAGCGCGAGGTCAACTTCGATGACTTGCGAATTGACCTTGAAGTTCCGCTGGATGTTGTTCCGCAAGTGACCGTGTATCCCGACCACCTCGTCGTTAGCGGACCTGAGGTCGGCACCACGATCATGTCGCTAGCCTCAGGAGAAGTAACCTATCGAGATGAGCACCGACAGACCACTACTGAAACTTACTTGGACTCGTTCCTGACGATAATGTGCGAAACCGGCAACTGCGATCTGACGGCCCGCAGCATCCCGGATGGGGACGAACTCTGGTCGGTTCCCATAGAAGGTCGGTCACCCGTCTTTCTCACGCCCTCGGATCGACCACAGTCAATGATGTCGCAGATGACTGACATCTATCCAGCGATGCTTCGACCTTTCGACGCAGACCTCGCCCTGGTGCGGGAGACGGACGGATCGGAACGAGTTACCAGCGTCGACATTTCGAATGGCGAGGCTGTGGCAACCTACGATATTCCACTGGATAACCCGCGACTTCAGTTGATCTCACCAACAATCGCGCTGTCCTGGACGGAGCCGGACTCCAAGTGTGAAATCACCATAGAAGCGTTCGATGTTCAAACCTGGACCCCAGCTTGGGAAACAACGATTCTGAACCGGTCCGGCGACATTGCCAGCACTTTCGACACCTGCTCCATAGGAATACGCGGGCCTCGGATAACCGATGGAAAAATGCTCGCCGTTGACGTCGATGAACACCCCATTGCCATCGACTCAATCACCGGCGAAATCGTCTGGCGCGCGGAAGAGCCGGGAGGCATACCCATCGGGTTCACCGCCGACACTGTCATAACTGCAGCTTATGCCGATGATTTCGAGGACTTCATAGCGTACTCAGCAACGAGCGGCGATACACTATGGACATCGAGATTCTCGGCCGCGGTAACAGGAATGGCCGCTTCCATTGGCATGTCAGAGGCGGTTCTGGCGTTCGAAAGCCCTGGCACAACGGAGGGAGCTGTCGATACGATCATGATCGACATCGCTTCTGGAGCCAGTTCGGTTGCCCAGGATGCATATCTCGTCTCTGTATCCGGAACTGAGGTTTTCACTGTCAATTCAGTGGAAAGTGGCCAGGCCCGGACCGCCTCACTGTTTCGTGTGACCTGA
- a CDS encoding DUF397 domain-containing protein, translated as MTFHSDNKPAWKKSSRSNANTACVEVASEDGMVLIRDSKQASDADYPTLSADRADWNAVIHLLR; from the coding sequence ATGACGTTTCACTCAGACAACAAACCCGCGTGGAAGAAGTCATCCCGAAGTAACGCGAACACCGCATGCGTAGAGGTGGCATCCGAGGACGGCATGGTTCTCATCCGCGATTCAAAGCAGGCAAGCGATGCGGACTATCCCACGCTTTCAGCTGATCGGGCCGATTGGAACGCGGTCATCCACCTGCTGCGTTGA
- a CDS encoding Scr1 family TA system antitoxin-like transcriptional regulator produces MICMTQRDSPTIRRRQLGSELRRLREVSGLTGPQVAGLMEWDPGKVYRLEGGKQGIKPKELRELLRHFGVDKPEQVDEYVAMARAGKQPGWWSTYGPLPKTYETYIGIETSAIEIRTWEPILINGLLQTPRYAEAMIRGTMPELSDGQVEKQVTLRVARQERLSATRMWVILDQAVLYRQVGDLPTMSEQYESLLQASRRPELSLQVMPSSEGAHPGTRGQFTLLTFEDGQSVYSETPAGEVYPEGKYALACERAFEQLVARALSPNQSRTLISEVASQSQSRWPGAS; encoded by the coding sequence ATGATCTGTATGACCCAAAGGGACAGTCCGACGATCCGTCGGCGACAACTCGGTTCTGAGCTGCGTCGACTACGCGAAGTCTCTGGGCTGACCGGGCCTCAGGTCGCGGGGCTAATGGAGTGGGATCCCGGCAAGGTCTACCGGCTTGAGGGCGGCAAGCAGGGCATCAAACCCAAGGAACTACGCGAGCTCCTTCGGCATTTTGGCGTCGATAAACCGGAACAGGTCGATGAATATGTGGCCATGGCACGGGCGGGCAAGCAGCCGGGCTGGTGGTCGACGTATGGGCCGTTGCCGAAGACCTACGAGACATACATCGGTATCGAGACGAGTGCGATCGAAATCCGAACGTGGGAACCGATACTCATCAACGGTCTATTGCAGACGCCTCGTTACGCCGAGGCGATGATCCGGGGAACCATGCCGGAGTTGAGCGACGGTCAAGTTGAAAAACAAGTGACCCTTCGCGTTGCGAGACAGGAGAGGCTGTCCGCAACGAGGATGTGGGTCATCCTGGATCAGGCAGTTCTGTACCGGCAGGTGGGGGACCTGCCAACAATGTCGGAACAGTATGAATCACTTCTTCAGGCATCCCGGCGACCAGAGCTGTCATTGCAGGTTATGCCCTCATCTGAGGGCGCGCATCCTGGAACTCGTGGCCAGTTCACCCTGTTGACGTTCGAGGATGGACAGTCGGTGTACTCCGAGACTCCGGCTGGCGAGGTCTATCCCGAAGGGAAATATGCTCTGGCATGTGAACGGGCATTTGAACAGCTCGTCGCACGAGCACTGTCCCCCAACCAATCAAGAACACTCATCAGCGAGGTGGCGAGCCAGTCCCAGTCTCGCTGGCCAGGAGCATCATGA
- a CDS encoding TetR/AcrR family transcriptional regulator: MVDGPDRRRYESLRRTAQAKETRAQIAVAARELFISRGWAATTIRDVAELAGVSVPTVYSAYQNKTGLALALADAANLSADLTRMVAELEADDGSPQRQLAAMAGYDRRLFELQGELIVRIREAGRSTPELAEVYRNGRRGADQTRYQVFESWPQGTLRPGLDIDGAVDIYAALCNVDVYLTLTVEREWNPDRVEEWWGGVLERELLAPGR; encoded by the coding sequence ATGGTGGACGGACCCGACCGACGCCGATACGAATCGCTGCGCCGCACCGCACAGGCGAAGGAGACTCGCGCCCAGATCGCCGTCGCTGCAAGGGAACTGTTCATCTCACGCGGCTGGGCGGCCACGACGATCCGTGATGTCGCCGAGCTCGCGGGCGTCTCGGTCCCAACGGTGTATTCCGCCTATCAGAACAAGACCGGATTGGCGCTGGCCCTGGCCGACGCCGCCAATCTGTCGGCCGATCTCACTCGGATGGTGGCCGAGCTCGAAGCCGACGATGGTTCCCCACAGCGACAACTCGCCGCGATGGCCGGATACGACCGGCGCCTGTTCGAACTCCAAGGTGAACTGATCGTCCGCATACGTGAAGCGGGACGCAGCACACCCGAACTGGCCGAGGTCTATCGGAACGGTCGACGGGGCGCCGACCAGACCCGATACCAGGTGTTCGAGTCCTGGCCACAAGGCACGCTGCGACCCGGATTGGACATCGACGGCGCCGTCGACATCTACGCGGCACTGTGCAATGTCGACGTTTATCTCACCTTGACGGTGGAGCGGGAATGGAACCCCGACCGAGTCGAGGAATGGTGGGGCGGGGTGCTGGAGCGGGAACTGCTCGCCCCCGGACGGTGA
- a CDS encoding glycosyl hydrolase family 18 protein: MRSRLKSILTGAAVIAVALVGLSPSSTAQAEDSTIAAECTRTAWSSTAVYNGGDEVSHNGNEYRAKWWTQGEEPGGGGEWGVWTLIGSCTDPGEPGEPGEPGEPGEPGEPGEPGEPPAVGEYNVGYFAQWGIYQRGYHVKNIHTSGSAEKLTHIMYAFGNVQNGQCTIGDSYADYDRFYGPGESVDGTSDSWDAGELRGNFNQLRKLKAMYPHIKVIWSFGGWTWSGGFTQAAQNPAAFAESCYNLVEDPRWADVFDGIDIDWEYPNACGLSCDDSGFDAYRNLMQALRAKFGSDNLVTAAITADASDGGKLDVADYAGAAQYVDFYMVMTYDFFGAWAPTGPTAPHSPLTGYDGIPSEGFNSEAAITKLKGKGIPSTKLLLGLGFYGRGWTGVSQSEPGGTATGPAPGTYEQGIEDYKVLKNSCPSNGTVAGTAYAHCGSNWWSYDTPATIATKIAWAKSQNLAGAFFWELSGDTANGELITAIDGALRT; this comes from the coding sequence ATGAGAAGTCGACTCAAGTCCATCCTCACCGGCGCCGCAGTGATCGCGGTAGCCCTGGTCGGACTCAGCCCGAGTAGCACCGCCCAAGCCGAAGACTCCACGATCGCAGCCGAATGCACCCGCACCGCCTGGTCGAGCACCGCCGTCTACAACGGAGGTGACGAGGTCAGCCACAACGGCAACGAATACCGTGCCAAATGGTGGACCCAGGGTGAAGAACCCGGAGGCGGAGGCGAATGGGGTGTCTGGACCCTGATCGGCTCCTGCACCGACCCGGGAGAACCCGGAGAGCCGGGCGAACCCGGCGAACCCGGCGAACCCGGTGAACCCGGCGAACCGGGCGAGCCCCCGGCGGTGGGGGAGTACAACGTCGGATACTTCGCCCAATGGGGCATCTACCAGCGTGGATACCACGTGAAGAACATCCACACCAGTGGTTCCGCCGAGAAGCTCACCCACATCATGTACGCCTTCGGAAACGTCCAGAACGGACAATGCACGATCGGCGACAGCTACGCCGACTACGACCGGTTCTACGGACCCGGTGAAAGCGTGGACGGAACCTCCGACAGCTGGGACGCCGGCGAACTGCGCGGCAACTTCAACCAGTTGCGCAAACTGAAGGCGATGTACCCGCACATCAAGGTCATCTGGTCGTTCGGCGGCTGGACCTGGTCCGGTGGGTTCACCCAGGCGGCTCAGAACCCGGCGGCCTTCGCCGAATCCTGCTACAACCTGGTTGAAGACCCGCGGTGGGCCGACGTGTTCGACGGCATCGACATCGACTGGGAATACCCGAACGCCTGTGGTCTCAGCTGTGACGACAGCGGATTCGACGCCTACCGCAACCTGATGCAGGCGCTGCGGGCCAAGTTCGGCTCCGACAACCTCGTCACCGCCGCGATCACCGCCGACGCCAGCGACGGCGGGAAACTCGACGTCGCCGACTACGCCGGAGCCGCGCAGTACGTCGACTTCTACATGGTCATGACCTACGACTTCTTCGGTGCCTGGGCGCCCACCGGGCCCACAGCTCCCCATTCACCGTTGACCGGTTACGACGGCATCCCCTCCGAGGGCTTCAACAGCGAAGCGGCCATCACGAAATTGAAAGGCAAGGGGATACCCAGTACGAAACTCCTATTGGGACTCGGATTCTACGGTCGAGGTTGGACCGGAGTGTCCCAATCGGAGCCGGGTGGCACCGCCACCGGCCCGGCACCGGGAACCTACGAGCAGGGCATTGAGGACTACAAGGTCCTGAAGAACAGCTGTCCCTCCAACGGAACCGTCGCCGGAACCGCCTATGCCCACTGTGGCAGCAACTGGTGGAGCTACGACACTCCCGCAACCATCGCCACCAAGATCGCCTGGGCGAAATCCCAGAACCTAGCCGGTGCGTTCTTCTGGGAACTGTCCGGCGACACCGCCAACGGTGAACTGATCACCGCGATCGACGGCGCCCTGAGAACCTGA
- a CDS encoding NADH:flavin oxidoreductase — protein MTSSDLETTGADASALFTPFATGPLTMANRFVMAPMTRQHSPGGVPGRDVAEYYARRAHLGLIITEGTYVDHPSAGASADVPRLYGEASLDGWREVVTAVHDRGGKIIPQLWHVGAARPAGAAPHPQAPVLTASGTAPDGSAHGTAATIKDIDEVVAGFARSAKNAQAIGFDGLELHGAHGYLLDDFFWKLTNRRTDAFGGDISGRVKLSTEIVRAVRAEVGPDLPIVYRFSQWKARHYDARFAETPGELERFLAPLVEAGVSVWHASTRRHWLPGFDGSELTLAGWAKKLTGLPTILLGSVGVRTIFGGAEANTAGVSLAPLVRRFEAGEFDLIGVGRAVLSDPEWMVKVRDGRADEIRRYEKGHEATLY, from the coding sequence GTGACTTCATCTGACCTCGAAACCACCGGTGCCGACGCCTCGGCGTTGTTCACGCCGTTCGCCACCGGCCCGTTGACGATGGCGAACCGGTTCGTGATGGCGCCGATGACCCGGCAGCACTCTCCGGGAGGGGTGCCCGGTCGCGACGTCGCCGAGTACTACGCCCGGCGTGCTCATCTGGGCTTGATCATCACCGAGGGCACCTATGTGGACCACCCCTCCGCGGGCGCGAGTGCCGACGTACCCCGGCTCTACGGCGAGGCGAGCCTCGACGGTTGGCGCGAGGTAGTCACGGCGGTTCACGACCGGGGCGGCAAGATCATTCCGCAACTGTGGCATGTGGGAGCCGCCCGCCCCGCGGGCGCCGCACCACATCCGCAGGCACCGGTCCTGACCGCCTCGGGGACCGCGCCCGACGGCTCCGCTCACGGCACCGCCGCCACTATTAAGGACATCGATGAGGTCGTCGCCGGTTTCGCCCGTTCGGCGAAGAACGCACAGGCGATCGGGTTCGACGGTCTGGAACTGCACGGGGCACACGGATACCTGCTCGATGACTTCTTCTGGAAGCTGACCAATCGACGCACCGATGCGTTCGGTGGTGACATTTCCGGCCGCGTCAAACTGTCCACTGAGATCGTGCGAGCGGTGCGCGCCGAGGTGGGGCCGGATCTACCGATCGTCTACCGGTTCTCGCAGTGGAAGGCGCGGCACTACGACGCCCGGTTCGCGGAGACTCCCGGTGAACTGGAACGCTTCCTGGCGCCGCTGGTGGAGGCGGGGGTCTCGGTGTGGCACGCATCTACTCGGCGGCATTGGCTGCCGGGGTTCGACGGATCGGAGCTGACTCTTGCCGGGTGGGCCAAGAAGCTGACCGGACTACCGACCATCCTATTGGGATCGGTGGGTGTGCGGACGATTTTCGGTGGCGCCGAGGCGAATACGGCGGGTGTTAGCCTGGCGCCGTTGGTGCGCCGATTCGAGGCCGGGGAGTTCGATCTGATCGGTGTGGGGCGCGCGGTGTTGTCGGATCCGGAGTGGATGGTCAAGGTTCGCGACGGCCGCGCCGATGAGATTCGCCGTTACGAGAAGGGGCACGAGGCGACGCTGTACTGA
- a CDS encoding class II fructose-bisphosphate aldolase — protein MPVIPTGQLIETAEGTGIGAFNVITVEHAEAIVAGAERAQRPVILQISQNAVKFHNGQLAPIAAATTAVAEAASVPVSLHLDHVSDPALWEVAPAHGFGSVMVDYSKLSYEENVAETSRAVEFLNSRGLWVESEIGQVGGKDGGKPLSAHAPGARTSPQEAAAFVAESAVDALAVAVGSSHAMTSRDAVLDHDLIADLRAAVEVPLVLHGSSGVPDDELARAVSGGMVKVNIGTALNIAFTEAVRQHLAANPDDVDPRKYLVVAREAMSNAVAHFLGVLAG, from the coding sequence ATGCCAGTGATTCCCACTGGACAACTCATCGAGACCGCCGAGGGCACCGGAATCGGGGCCTTCAACGTGATCACGGTGGAACACGCTGAAGCGATCGTCGCCGGAGCCGAACGGGCACAGCGACCGGTCATCCTGCAGATCAGCCAGAACGCCGTCAAATTCCACAACGGACAGCTGGCGCCGATCGCCGCGGCGACCACCGCCGTCGCCGAAGCCGCCTCGGTCCCGGTATCGCTCCACTTGGATCACGTCAGCGATCCGGCGCTGTGGGAAGTCGCGCCCGCACACGGATTCGGCTCGGTCATGGTCGACTACTCCAAACTCTCCTATGAGGAGAACGTCGCCGAAACCTCTCGCGCCGTGGAGTTCCTCAACTCCCGTGGACTCTGGGTGGAAAGCGAGATCGGACAGGTCGGCGGAAAGGACGGGGGGAAGCCCCTGTCGGCTCACGCCCCCGGCGCCCGTACCTCGCCGCAGGAGGCCGCCGCCTTCGTCGCCGAGAGCGCCGTCGACGCCCTGGCGGTCGCGGTGGGCTCGTCGCACGCGATGACCAGCCGGGACGCGGTACTGGACCACGACCTGATCGCCGACCTCCGGGCGGCCGTCGAGGTTCCGTTGGTGCTGCACGGCTCCTCCGGTGTCCCCGACGACGAACTGGCCCGCGCGGTCAGCGGGGGAATGGTGAAGGTCAACATCGGCACCGCCCTGAACATCGCGTTCACGGAGGCGGTGCGGCAGCATCTGGCCGCCAATCCGGATGACGTCGACCCACGGAAATACCTGGTGGTCGCGCGTGAGGCGATGTCGAACGCGGTCGCGCACTTCCTGGGGGTCCTCGCCGGCTGA
- a CDS encoding 1-phosphofructokinase family hexose kinase — protein MILTVALNAALDVTYHIDQSISPHSTHRVREVTAAAGGKALNTARILHTLGESVVSTGLLGGATGRQIAGLIPQGLRHSFVSVAAESRRALVVADPDDATGFWEPGADVTDAEWSGFLDRYAGLSAVARVVVLSGSLPPGLPIDAYAQLVRIARLNRATTILDCDGSALHAALPERPDVIKPNTAELAEAVPHLDTGDDAGVVDAARVLLRAGAGTVVASRGPEGLIAVTDDGHWSAAPAAAIVGNPTGAGDACVAGLARGILHGQPWPSRLRGAVALSSASVLAPIAGHVEVNDYLRLRGTVDLRDFVVNNQHVSDNTEEQ, from the coding sequence GTGATCCTTACCGTGGCGCTCAACGCGGCACTGGACGTCACCTACCACATTGATCAATCGATCAGTCCACACTCGACGCATCGGGTGCGGGAGGTGACCGCGGCCGCCGGTGGAAAGGCACTCAACACCGCCCGCATCTTGCACACCCTGGGAGAATCGGTGGTATCCACCGGACTGCTCGGCGGCGCCACCGGGCGACAGATCGCCGGGTTGATCCCGCAGGGCCTGCGGCATTCGTTCGTGTCGGTGGCCGCCGAGTCACGACGTGCCCTCGTCGTCGCCGACCCCGACGACGCCACCGGTTTCTGGGAACCGGGCGCCGACGTCACCGACGCCGAATGGTCCGGCTTCCTCGACCGGTACGCCGGACTGAGTGCGGTGGCGCGAGTGGTGGTGCTGTCCGGCTCCCTTCCGCCCGGTCTGCCGATCGACGCCTACGCGCAACTGGTACGCATCGCGCGGCTGAACCGGGCGACCACCATCCTCGACTGCGACGGCTCCGCCCTGCACGCCGCGCTGCCGGAACGACCCGACGTCATCAAACCCAACACCGCCGAACTGGCCGAAGCGGTACCGCACCTCGACACCGGTGACGACGCGGGCGTCGTCGATGCCGCACGGGTACTGCTGCGCGCCGGAGCCGGCACCGTGGTCGCCTCGCGCGGCCCCGAGGGCCTCATCGCGGTCACCGATGACGGGCACTGGTCCGCCGCACCGGCCGCGGCGATCGTGGGAAATCCCACCGGCGCGGGGGACGCCTGCGTGGCCGGATTGGCGCGCGGCATCCTGCACGGACAACCCTGGCCGAGTCGACTGCGTGGCGCGGTGGCATTGTCGTCGGCGTCGGTCCTGGCGCCGATAGCCGGGCACGTCGAGGTCAACGACTATTTGCGTCTGCGTGGCACTGTCGACCTTCGTGACTTCGTAGTGAACAACCAGCACGTCAGCGACAACACCGAGGAGCAATGA
- the nagA gene encoding N-acetylglucosamine-6-phosphate deacetylase, producing MQLPTSARVVTPDLVINGTVQVDGDRIAAITESEAEPTGWIIPGFIDIHCHGGNGATYTTGDADQARTAAAFHLRHGTTTTMASLVSSPFDLMLSATKAFRPLVEEGVLAGIHFEGPYLSDARCGAQNPAALRDPDVKEIDQLIEAGAGTVKMMTIAPERDGAIEAIEYLSVQGVIASIGHTDASFEVTQAAIAAGATAATHVFNGMRPFNHRDPGPIPALLDDPRVVCEFIPDPVHLHPGTLAFATHASCAPWAVLVTDAMSATGMPDGDYDLGGLKVRVAEGAARLADDGSIAGSVITMDDGFRNAVELAGIEIPMVSQMASGTPAELLGLTDVGQISPGMRADLLVYSEDLKLQGVMRAGEWIER from the coding sequence ATGCAGCTGCCCACCTCGGCCCGAGTGGTCACGCCCGACCTGGTGATCAACGGAACCGTTCAGGTCGACGGCGACCGGATCGCCGCGATCACCGAATCGGAGGCCGAACCCACCGGTTGGATCATCCCCGGATTCATCGACATCCACTGCCACGGCGGCAACGGCGCCACCTACACCACCGGCGACGCCGACCAGGCACGCACCGCTGCGGCGTTCCATTTGCGACACGGCACGACGACCACCATGGCCTCGCTGGTGTCGTCGCCGTTCGACCTCATGCTGTCGGCGACCAAGGCGTTTCGGCCGCTGGTGGAGGAGGGCGTGCTCGCCGGAATCCACTTCGAAGGCCCGTACTTGTCGGATGCCCGGTGCGGTGCGCAGAATCCCGCGGCGCTACGTGATCCCGACGTCAAGGAGATCGATCAACTCATCGAGGCCGGTGCCGGCACGGTGAAGATGATGACGATCGCGCCCGAACGTGACGGGGCGATCGAGGCCATCGAGTACCTGTCCGTCCAGGGCGTCATCGCCTCCATAGGACACACGGATGCGTCCTTTGAGGTCACTCAGGCCGCGATCGCGGCGGGCGCCACCGCCGCCACCCACGTCTTCAACGGGATGCGTCCGTTCAACCACCGTGACCCGGGGCCGATCCCGGCGCTGCTCGACGATCCGCGCGTGGTGTGCGAGTTCATTCCCGACCCGGTGCACCTGCACCCCGGCACGCTCGCCTTCGCCACTCACGCGTCCTGCGCGCCGTGGGCGGTCCTGGTGACCGATGCGATGAGCGCCACCGGGATGCCCGACGGTGACTACGATCTGGGTGGCCTCAAGGTGCGAGTGGCCGAGGGCGCGGCCCGGTTGGCAGACGACGGCTCCATCGCCGGTTCGGTCATCACCATGGACGACGGATTCCGCAACGCCGTGGAGTTGGCCGGTATCGAGATTCCGATGGTCTCCCAGATGGCCTCCGGCACCCCGGCCGAGCTGCTCGGATTGACCGATGTCGGTCAGATCTCGCCGGGAATGCGTGCCGACCTGTTGGTCTACTCCGAAGACCTGAAGCTGCAGGGGGTCATGCGAGCCGGCGAATGGATCGAACGGTGA